Within Sorangiineae bacterium MSr11367, the genomic segment GAGCTTGGCCTGCACATCGGGCGAAATGTAGTGGTGATGCAAATCGAGCCGCTCGAGCCGGCTTATGCCGGCGCTGGCAAGGAGCGCCTTCGCGCCTTCGTCTCCCAGCGCCCCCAACGACAAGTCGACCACCCGCAGCCGCGAGAGAATGGGCGCGGCGGCCACGGCTGCGGCCACCGAATCGGCCATTTGGGCATTGCGCAGCCCGAGATAGCGCAATTTGGGAAAGCGCGAACCCTCGAGAATGGGTTCGAGATCCGCTGCTTTGGCGTTGCCCCCGTAATTGTCCGTGCCGAGCCACAGCTCGAGGTGATCGAGTTCCGGAAGGTCAGCCGTGCCGGCGGCAAGCACGACCTCGCGCGGGAGGCCGCCGGCCTCGACGACCAGGTGCGTGAGGCTTCGATGGGCCAGTGACGAAAAGCGCAAACCGCCTCCACCGCGCACGCGCAGTTCGCGAAGGTGCGGATAGGCGATGAGGAGCGG encodes:
- a CDS encoding STM4015 family protein, with product MAIREHVTDFYGKTVVPFQPGEPIDAANALRIAVDYDEQQEGKKVTHLLEALLDTPGSVHIEALIIGPWDFDSSEDSSDVIAALVAAAPRLPKLAAVFVGEITFDEQEISWIQQSDVAPLLIAYPHLRELRVRGGGGLRFSSLAHRSLTHLVVEAGGLPREVVLAAGTADLPELDHLELWLGTDNYGGNAKAADLEPILEGSRFPKLRYLGLRNAQMADSVAAAVAAAPILSRLRVVDLSLGALGDEGAKALLASAGISRLERLDLHHHYISPDVQAKLAALRPVLVDLHDGKHGTEDDDYRYCAVSE